GTGACGCTTTCCCTGCTTAGACATATCTGTATCCTCCTCTTTTCGTGGTCATATCGGGATTGAAGGATCCCTGCCACAGGGGAACCGAGGTCAGTCGACTACGGATATCCCCATAGAACGGGCAGTACCTGCGATCATACACATGGCCGCCTCCACATCGTTCGCGTTGAGATCCTGTTTCTTGATCTCAGCAATCTCCTTGAGCTGGGCCTTGGTGAGAGAGCCAACCTTGACCTTATTGGGCTCTCCTGCTCCCTTAGGAACTCCAGCAAGCTTCTTGATAAGGACGCTGGCTGGCGGAGTCTTGAGCTCGAAAGAGAAACTCCGATCTG
This is a stretch of genomic DNA from Dethiosulfovibrio peptidovorans. It encodes these proteins:
- the rplK gene encoding 50S ribosomal protein L11; this encodes MAKKVIGQIKLQLPAGKATPAPPVGPALGQHGVNIMEFCKQFNAKTGDQPGMIIPAVITVYADRSFSFELKTPPASVLIKKLAGVPKGAGEPNKVKVGSLTKAQLKEIAEIKKQDLNANDVEAAMCMIAGTARSMGISVVD